AAGCATCGGTGGCGCCGCTCGCCCGTGGCTCTTCCAGAGCGCCGCGCGGCTCGCAAGGCGCGCGTCTCGTGCGCGCGCGATCGTGCTATAACGGCAGGGCAGTGCGCGGTCAGCGACCAGGGATGGCGCGGACGGTCGCCGTCCGGGACATGACTGCGAGCGACGTCCCTCGCGTCGCGGAGATCTTTCGCGACGCGTTCAACGAGATCTACCAGCGCCGCGGCTTCGGTCCGGTGGTGACCGACGCGGCGGTCGGGGGCGTGATCGCGAACGCGTACCGCGAGCTCGACCCGGGCGGCTGCGTCGTCGTGACGGTCGGCGGACGGGTCGCGGGCAGCGCCTTCCTGCACGTCCGCGGCGCGACCGCCGGTGCGGGGCCGATCACGGTCGATCCGCCGTGCCAGGGCATCGGCGCCGGACTCGCGCTGATGGAGGAGGTGTGCCGGCGCGCCGACGCCGCGGGCGTCGCGTCGCTGCGGCTCATCCAGGACGCGTTCAACGAGACGGCGTTCGCGCTCTACTGCCGCACGGGCTTCGTCGCGCGCGAGGTGCTGCTGCGCGCGAGCTTCCGCAGCTCGCGCCGCGGCGCGCGCGGCG
This genomic stretch from Candidatus Binatia bacterium harbors:
- a CDS encoding GNAT family N-acetyltransferase: MARTVAVRDMTASDVPRVAEIFRDAFNEIYQRRGFGPVVTDAAVGGVIANAYRELDPGGCVVVTVGGRVAGSAFLHVRGATAGAGPITVDPPCQGIGAGLALMEEVCRRADAAGVASLRLIQDAFNETAFALYCRTGFVAREVLLRASFRSSRRGARGVRRAYRGDLAHFRDLERRLLGIDRPQDHALLLRLGELFLADGGMLARIVRGGVAVLGPLVAESLETALDLIAAGTADLPTDSDVRLLVPARLDDLVRALGAERRLEVHSLCTYMVRGDYTPFRGYYVPTLFPESG